Proteins encoded by one window of Helicobacteraceae bacterium:
- a CDS encoding HAMP domain-containing histidine kinase, giving the protein MIAAEKQALWRFLLLYAGSLFLFLGIIGVGYYKFHSRQIVKAQQNELRLIAANINRSLRRGEPPDEEIAWAIVDSAGETYAGTFRLPHSTVKSIEQPNDRETFFSDQSHIYRLNALPTPFEPRFFLVRMPIYSDMYSNLTVNMIAIGGGAFIFFMAIAAILTRMFLKPMRDMIELLDRFIKDTTHELTTPIAAILMSVEGFGRDGLSERDQRRLSRIETGARTIKSVYDDLTFLMLDKRRQSVAETIDLAALINERVEFFEPIGRAKNIVWEIVVGKYEPPIADKNEFTRIIDNLLSNAIKYNKQGGRVRVLSEDRFMSIEDEGEGINKADRQKIFDRFARLDLAQGGFGLGLNIVKSLCDRANMTIEVSDAQIGGCRFTVSWKTAR; this is encoded by the coding sequence ATGATCGCCGCCGAGAAACAGGCTCTATGGCGGTTTTTGCTACTTTACGCGGGATCGCTGTTTTTGTTTCTAGGCATTATCGGCGTCGGCTATTACAAGTTTCATTCGCGGCAAATCGTCAAAGCGCAACAAAACGAGCTACGCCTAATAGCGGCGAATATCAATAGATCGCTTAGGCGCGGCGAGCCGCCCGACGAGGAGATCGCGTGGGCGATTGTCGATAGCGCGGGCGAAACCTACGCGGGAACTTTCAGGCTGCCGCATTCGACGGTTAAGAGTATCGAGCAGCCAAACGATCGGGAGACATTTTTTTCGGATCAGAGCCATATCTACCGCCTAAACGCGCTCCCCACCCCTTTCGAGCCGCGTTTTTTTCTAGTTCGCATGCCAATTTACAGCGATATGTATAGCAATTTGACCGTCAATATGATCGCCATTGGAGGCGGAGCGTTTATCTTTTTTATGGCGATCGCGGCGATTTTGACGCGAATGTTCTTGAAACCGATGCGCGATATGATCGAGCTGCTAGATCGGTTTATCAAAGACACGACTCACGAGCTGACCACGCCGATCGCGGCGATTTTGATGAGCGTCGAGGGTTTTGGGCGCGACGGCTTGAGCGAACGCGATCAAAGGCGGCTTTCGCGCATCGAGACGGGCGCGAGGACGATCAAGAGCGTTTATGACGATTTGACCTTTCTAATGCTGGATAAACGCCGCCAAAGCGTCGCGGAAACGATCGACTTAGCGGCGCTTATCAACGAGCGCGTCGAGTTTTTCGAGCCGATCGGCAGGGCGAAAAATATCGTATGGGAGATTGTCGTAGGCAAATACGAACCGCCAATCGCCGATAAAAACGAATTTACGCGGATTATAGACAACCTGCTTAGCAACGCGATTAAATACAACAAGCAGGGCGGGCGCGTCCGCGTTTTGAGCGAAGATCGCTTTATGTCGATAGAGGACGAGGGCGAAGGCATAAATAAAGCCGATCGCCAAAAGATATTCGACCGCTTCGCACGGCTTGATTTAGCGCAGGGCGGCTTTGGACTTGGATTAAACATCGTTAAATCGCTTTGCGATCGCGCCAATATGACGATAGAGGTTTCCGACGCGCAAATCGGCGGTTGTAGATTTACCGTTAGCTGGAAAACCGCGCGCTAA
- a CDS encoding response regulator transcription factor → MEKAKILLLEDDPSLHEIIKECLEDQNYRVFDAFNADQAADLLYENPCDLMLLDVKMAGQNGFEFLSEQRKNGVETPAIFITSLNSIDDLAKGYKVGCDDYLRKPFELKELILRVETLLKRRFFHTSQEGIDLGDGAVFYVEANLIKTPEGERSLPPKEFSLLKLLVENRGKIVPRETVMDRLWSFGEEPSEMSLRTHLKNLRKIIGRDCVETLRGLGLRVR, encoded by the coding sequence ATGGAAAAGGCGAAAATTCTTCTGCTTGAGGACGATCCGTCGCTTCACGAGATTATCAAAGAGTGTTTAGAGGATCAAAACTATAGGGTTTTTGATGCGTTTAACGCCGATCAAGCAGCCGATCTACTCTACGAAAACCCGTGCGATCTCATGTTGCTAGACGTTAAAATGGCTGGGCAGAACGGCTTTGAGTTTCTTAGCGAACAGCGCAAAAACGGCGTGGAAACGCCCGCTATATTTATCACCTCGCTTAACTCGATCGACGATCTAGCCAAAGGCTACAAGGTCGGTTGCGACGACTATCTACGCAAACCTTTCGAGCTAAAAGAGCTTATTTTGCGCGTGGAGACGTTGCTTAAGCGCCGTTTTTTTCACACGAGCCAAGAGGGGATCGATCTGGGCGACGGCGCGGTTTTTTACGTCGAGGCGAACCTTATAAAAACGCCGGAGGGCGAGCGCTCCTTGCCGCCTAAGGAGTTCTCGCTATTAAAGCTGCTCGTTGAAAATCGAGGCAAAATCGTGCCGCGAGAAACCGTTATGGACAGGTTGTGGAGCTTTGGCGAGGAGCCTAGCGAAATGAGCCTGCGCACGCACCTAAAAAATCTGCGCAAAATTATCGGACGCGACTGCGTGGAGACGTTGCGCGGATTGGGGCTTCGCGTCCGATGA